aagctaatgaacttctggatgagagagctaaaagtcttcatgttatgttagaatctgagaaagaacagaaagctaagaatcaggacttggtaagagttttgctgctaagtgttactgcaatttggcttttggaatattttgtaaaattggttaagttaAACTTAGTCtagctgttaactaaagtaagattaggagccaaggaagttgaacccacttctgcccattttgtggaacttttaagtactgatacaacaaattatttttatgggcctaggaaatatttttattctcaaccttggataattttcatattgctttgctctgcccttggaaacatgcagaacaactaaaaaactattgtcCAGTTGAAcagtatttgtttactttttacttgaaagagtaatgaattaatcaattttctgtacttaaaaaaatttatttcattttcaattcatgtttcattttcaatttttataagtttctataattacataaaagttgcaaaagatagtagagagtgtgttctaaaatatcctacccccaagtaagcttgatcacctagctgaggtagtatttatcagatttctccactgtaaaaattctttccaatccttttcatattgtattctttggaagttaccatgcacagcccacagttaaagtatgaagagttacaagctcaggatgcagctcatggtagagcacttgcctagcatacatgaggcccaggattcaatcccaggcattgcaaacaaagattgcagagttatatccacttccttaaggagcgggtatatttataaattttttggatttcttctgtatgtgagattagtctattcttccttaaattttatcattttttacttcagataagaaaattttaaaaatgatcttgggaaatttttttctctatcactagaaaaaaattactaatttgaactggtttacttgaaacagtaattaattagttaattttctatgctttaaaacattttatttacttattgcattatgattttctatactttgaccttttttttctggttatctcataaacagtaaggttgtggatgccatgaaatatttatgacttcattttccctcatctctttcagttcttgattttttgcttagtccaaagctggatcccctgcatttacctgaaatgtaatgggatggcttgacaaaaattttgttgtgtttatctttttagtatatatatgtgtgtgtacacacacacacacatatatatcagtatttctactgaaatcctaatgcatattttgtgttctgttttcacctggcagataatggaaaataagaaaactatagagaagcttaaagatgtcatttcagtgaatacttctgaactttcagaggtaaagctgccaactcttgctaacggatattaatactatatcttagttttgttgcagaccaaaaatttgaggtgtgctaaaatgtgcaaaaaatgagaactgtatgatgtgtggtttgggaaagtataactttgttttttctttggaattaattcactaactgtagtgttttgCATTAGCTTCACATTGTCCTTAATGAAGCTAAGCTttgtgaagagaaggtgaagttggaatgctgtcagcttcagaaagaaaataccatgcttaagaagaagaaagagcaggtaaataaaatttgatgtcatacataatgtaaactagagaagtgaatatcattatcttgtatcttttttggatctgtttctgaggtaaggaatattcatgtaggaccttttctagatatgcaaagtttaaacaatgctccccaaattgagtgcatatatatggtctccatctgttttggatttttggattattgcttttcttatcaaatgtcaatcagttattaacttgcatagcctcaaagaaactttttaaaccagaaaattaagtattttatgatcctcttttgagtagttactgattcaccggccaagggaagattacatgataaggaatctaaatttaggagacagtcatatgtgcccagccattcctgctggaggtaaattatttgaattggcagcaattttctggggaatgcaataaacagggtcaacttcctgatagctctgatgttcttactgcagctgtgagagttgaggccactctgccctcttccttaaccaaggtctcaacctCCTCGATTGAGGGAGGCCACCGAGGAGTATGGCtctgtatttctttgtctaagtcttgtagtcctgatgtatccagtgcagaaacccctccctaacccataggaattcatgtgttttgacttttcagttgcagcaggaagtgaaagactggagtacatcacacgctgagctcagtgaacaaatgaaatcatttgagaagttacagaaagatttacaagtaacGCTTAGTCTtaaagatgatactattaatgtaagtttatactccaaatacatgtttcatctcatgaattctcctgaaatctttgaattaaaatcgagagtcttccaaccttttgcttcttttctaggctctAACTAATTACATCACACAGTTGAATCGGTtacaatgtgaatctgaatctgaggatcaaagtcgagatgagtcagatgaattaaccaatggagagttagcaggtaagatcagtctcagggaggttgaatcctttttttctttcctgtctttaattaagtatacagatgccacttttcagctggctgaatttcttcttaagcttcagggttgtagacacatatcactggatctatagatatgtctgttgcattggcagaggtgggttgctggggtataatgtagcaataggcatATGAAGAACACTTGACTTTTCCTATCccattgaaaactagtaagtacactgcagctacaatagtcacatcctatacctctaagtattgaacattgtacagtaagagaaatttatttattaacttatgcagatgatacttgattttgatactcatcatctctatggctctgtggttttaagtccacagtcagtcttaagagtccggaggtagttggaaccataaactaaggctgtgagaacagaggctagagactatcagaaagctagagagggagtgtaacaatgtttactgatgaggaaaatatttccagatgttttctcccaagttggatattgcttacatagcaagtatttcaaaccacacctggtagtagattcagggagaaaatagaggattgaatctttcAAAACAAGACACTTACttgcccaggtgaagatagatctgagagagaagaaaagcttttatcttacaagaataacatagataacattttagttgtgcaaactagaaattcacctttttaaaaaaaaaaacagacacagtacttttatttatttttatgctgaggatcaaactcagtgcctcacacatgctaggtgagcactctaccactgagccacaaccccagtctgaaattcacctctttctttttttttttaaatctaagcttgcaattctcttaaaagtcattagtctaatcagtttaattatttaattgatttttttttcttccggtgtttgaacacaatcattctttagtttggggaagttaggagaatatagagttaaaagtaaggaaaggaaaagctaaaagtcttttgttttttaggtgatcggaacgagaagatcaaagatcaaattaagcagatgatggatgtctctcgggtatagttctttgtaagagtcccatagtgcctgtgaattcttcctatgcctcacttttaagaatacctctcttttctgcaatttttagacacaaactacaatatcagtagttgaagaggatctaaaacttttacaacttaagcaaAGCACCTTGATGTCCACAAtatgtaatctagaaggtgggttcttcttgagaagaaattgccatgttgaaaagacttaaaattttattggaaagataaagaatggcttcttgctttcatgcttcttacttttcttggcactactccctcaaacaagttcttaagtccttgtacacatatagagataagctgttttatcctttacagaccaaataaagaaattagaaagtgactgcaattcactacggtcttctaaagctgaactggaagaggaatgcaaaactcttaggcagaaagtggagattttaaatgaactctaccagcaaaatgagatggcactacaaaagtaagattttcattgtttgttattgttatcactgtgtgaactaacagataattttatcttttcttaagattatttacaattttttctagttgtaataagtagagatttgtcttttttcctttgtgttttgtgtcctataagttgcatttttctttccatcgtcagtcttaagagtcctgaggtagttggaaccataaactaaggctgtgaggacatcgtaatcaattgtcaaattcatatgaaggcaggaagtggtaaactggtattaacagtcactgatgtggaaatacctctcaaaagatctaggccctttctatgatcccactatttattttaattacctttcattgtaatcagttatgtaattctaatgttttgaacttttatctctaactctggacctttaaaaatactgagtgatttggaatgacatgttttagtagaataaaaacttcaaaaaggaataatatttacttattgatggtacaagttttggacttgaatatctcagatgttcacactaaaaattgaactgtggcaaggaccttaggagttatgattacagaagtacttgtttgtagtatatatttatatattaatcttctcagtgtggagctagttattttttgaaagttcatttgaagtttttaatccacaaaaatacttgaattctctaaaaataggtttttttgtgtcagattttgtttgtttgcacctgattttactcttcggcatatatatatatatatatatatatatatatatatatatcttgttaaagcaaagacagaccttcttatagacctaactatttttaggtattttgacttctgttgcctaattaatgcattaaatattgaaaccttcccattaacttttctaaaattctgtgatctccaagcgacctttttagaatctcaaatttttgttcaggccagttctaaatgcctggcctgtttcaaagaaacatttctcattttatcactttttatttaagagaacacttgttttctctgtccctactagtaatatgaatgacctaaatggcaattaattttctttgtaatgcagttaaattatagcactattttcctcaactcctccaaaattcattcagtcatcatctgtggtttgtactctttttactcatccccaggtactatgttagttcatgcctgtgtcatcttttctgtttctaacctaggtcatctgtcttcattctccattatttatatttttatataatttatttcaaattcttagtaattttctctatagctgcttgagtggactttctaaaatatgtctgtccatgtcaatatgtgcctgtggtttatgaagaatttgctttctatttgatgacctgttctttttttcttccttgtatctttttaatagtttaaatatttttaattattttcctcatcccctgtataagcttgatgtaatcataaattataatggaattataattatataattgtaattatataattataattataattttattcatcttctcataatttaaaggccatggtatatattctggatttaataaaaacctgacatagattaataggtttattattttttttatgggctttaagtagctcccgaatcagataactgttgtggcattgtatgttagtacttcatatactgtgaactccataagacattcattcaatttatacacatatttaaagtttctgtagttctgcattctacactgttggtttcatatttgaaattattttcattctatttgaacattgtcctttaatgatagatttgattagtgtatcaaagtagtacaaggataaacagaatagtattttatccactaaatattgctacctttataatctgtattaggttgacatgaacttcatgattagagttaaaaccagtttccatttttaaaggatctctcttttggctactgaattttgactgttacttagttttagcaatttaaaaatatccaattaattaccatctgttctaaattttttctttatggagtccattatcattgttgtttggtcttatccctcccctagttcctgtagtcatttctctgtttttttatcagttttattgggaagtgcctaggtgtagttttccccaccccacccactttttcctcttgcagttatgttgtttgggaccattaaatatttcttgagtctttttttaaatgttgattttacctcattctctcttctgattataataatgcatattagaatttgatttcccctgcctcctacattctggatttacttcttctggatattttcttctgacctgtcttaaaagcgctaggatttattttacttcccaaatctgctgctaaaatcattcattgagtttaggattttaaaaagttcagggtttaaaatattattttagttgtagatggacataatattttattttattttttatagaatttttttaagagagagagaaagagagaattttaatatttattttttagtttttagcggacacaacatctttgtttgtatgtggtcctgaggattgaacccgggctgcacacatgccaggcgagcgcactaccgcttgagccacatccccagcccgacacaatattttatttattttatgtggtgttgaggactgatcccagtgcctcacacatgtggggcacgtgcttcaccactgagccacaaccccagtcctatttcagtactaaggctcaaacccaggaccttgagccatgtgctctactattgagctacctccccagactccttgctctttctcataagggactagtgtcttactgctttccaagctatctttaatctcatcattctgcctctgcctcctgagtatcttCGATTGTAGGTAGGTCACCACACtcaactatttcttggttttatagtttctaatcctttgacaaaattcataatcttttttttttcctcttttgtggtgctggggtttgaactcagagccttgtgcatgcaaggcagcactctaacaactaaactatattcccaaacctgaaattcataatcttgactttacttttttgagtatataaagcacagtgattttaaaacatgtgcggataaccccattaggtggtttccttttctgtgggatttttttctcacagaattttgtcttatggagtgcctgatcagttttgattggctaacattgttgtgataattatagatgaaatttgaggactaagatgaagttatctttttatataaaagtgttgaggttacttgagtaagattgtctGTCACTTTaaacttagtcagcaattaagataattcaaaaatgacttgtcttttcaatgtttcagtattgttccttttggattttttgcctgttcatcacttaagtgtgcagtactttctaatctaaactcaaaggctagggcttttattaagggtccctttatttgtagccccaaacacttgtttttacctctaagcccaggaatttgatgaaggcttagttcaaactcattatatctttgtgttatcttcaatatgtgggtaaatctaggagaaaagtaccttaaagtgccagccttacttgtaattctgagattcctttttctaatggatcttggccacatacatatatcttcactgcctttttagcttggatcctttcaaacacatttttatattcttataaagatgttttgattgttcttagtgctctcagactaactctttgataattggaaacaaaattctctctgtccttcaagattcagttttctccatattccttcttaagccagtggggaaaattattatattcctttaggtgtcatttatacctgaaacagtgagatcttttattctttagcatcttacaaggtaactagtatattatagccactcataaaatacttgctgaagaattaaatgagaagctatataagaatatataatcccctttttctatttggtatcaataatccttttttactatagttcttctgatttatggaaaattaagtttcaatttaattatcttttgaattggaactatggctaaagtaatacaaggatagcagaaaatagtattttttaaatcattaaatgtggctacctttgtctcagtagatgaacatcttgagtttcatgatcagagttaaaacttgtcagtagataatactctgatcgtgggtcagtttggcttattttcagacattatcaaaactcaggtttgtctttttgcttaattgcaattcttttgaaatagatatctaaagtgtgaaaaatgttctgtcgttaattgcatagctaaaaagacatattctagaagattttttctttgactgactatatctttattatggtaccagtcttggattgagaaaagagttcctccatgacaaagatatacttagtgtcctacccatggcagaaacgagaaaagaattatcccctgctttatcctaatatgtttaattatgttaggttgatcagtcctgatcttccacattgaagtaaagtgagtttttattatcttacacacaggatACTTGCCCctggggcacatgttgttttcacatttattttatttactggtaagtagagaattaagaggagaagttagaaaatgtaagtgatttgccagagtttgatttacgaaattgcaggtttgaatttctattttatgtgcctaagcattttatagaattgtgggaagtgatatttacaaagagaaacttttgatttgataactggctttattttaggaaactaagccacgaagaatatgagagactagaaaaagagcagcggctgtcagctgcagatgaaacggtggtttccgctgtacaggaagttaaaaattacaagtgagttcagtttctaaaggagggtgtcaatgtctaatgatctagtgttagctttcttttttaatctttttttacattatgtagatagaagaaaatagcatggaagtataaataacgagaggatatgaatacattcaattcacacaggagaaaaaataaatttcaactttacaaatgaaaaatgttaacaaaaaatttacttacaCCCAATGGGGGAAAGATcatagggaacttggtcaatgcaaacaATTCTGCGGGTTTTGattgttgtagtaattctttaagaaatcagtttgctgtgtgatgtatcaagacccacaaaagtgtggcatttgatagaccttggaaatcttctatggatataatttgaaaaaaataaaaaatgttttaaggaggaagatatttctagcagaattacttgagaacacactgatgaacagttacagaaattataatttatcattcagaatctttagcaattaaatgataaagaagttattagtattaggtttttattttatttatttatttatttttggtgctttactactaagctacatccttagacctttttttttcccttgagacagggtctcagttgcataggttcccacttaattgctgagactgacctcgaacttgtgatcctcctgcctcagcttcccaatcattgggattactggcatgtggcattgcacctggtctgtagttagtattagttttgatcacactggattcatataaccatagaaatgtttttcttatgtatgataaagtctttaaaagtatagctgatggaataaagggaaaatggtcagaatgtttcaaatgttattcaattgttgtaattcttaggcggagaattgaagaactggaagaagaaCTACAGAAAACCGAGCGCTcatttaaaaaccaggtagtaattaatactgtcctatagttgcagaattctttgtatctaatacagacaattataggctattataatgagtccctaaaaacatattttttaatgtgttgtctttttcagattgctgtgcaggagaagaaagctcatgataattgggtaagattttttccccattttctttattttgtgcatagcctaccgcaactgaatttgaatattttctctttaatagctcaaagctcgttctgcagaaagagctatagctgaagagaaaagggaagctgctaatttgagacagaagtatgtgattttggtatcttactatatgttttatagtgttttaaggttatgctagatattatctatgaaggaatagattgctgtttcataattcagcccattctttctcaatattcaagactattggaaatgacccaaaagatggCAATGCAGCAAGATGAACCCATGATTGTAAAACCTATGCCGGGAAGACCaaatttacaaaatcctcctctgagaggtagggggcactttgtaaaaggagctattttatttcttggtgcagaatgtatgtaaattactttttatttctgtctgtaatgattatgaaataatctgaatgatttgctaaagcaggaggtgagggttggtgtcagggagaaggctaccttaaagtagtaacacggcattgttgtctttaggtccactgaaccataatggctcttttggtccatcccccGTGAGTGATAgagaatgttcccctccactgacagcagagccagctggaagacctccttctgctactcttaatcGAAAAGATATGCCCAGAaacggatttggtgagcattcacatgttgctttatagtaaactgcttcaaggttttgtttttttttcccttttgaatattctaataaaaacatagaatttgggcctgtacaatacatagaagataatttcttacgttatcttagtgaatgttttctgtaaaatctgttctagaatagaaaacattttttttttcctggaggtccctgtattgtttttttcttttaaattttacactgtgaagtgtaaacctttatctttaaattaaatctctatggtgttcctttccaaaatattataaaagtagccttaaactttatgtagcatacatatttccaacatgaaatactgagtcttatttccaattctaaataggactgtagCCTTGGTAAGATTGGAATtcaggttatacagactaaagaaaaaacagcctacacatacttcaagtctatagcttaaagtttaggaccagtacttattaatctgctgttctatcaacccaaggcagttctttatttttcttaagtctctttataaattgtgatttatgtattgggcaacccattttttttaaaaaaaatatttttaattgtagatggacatgatatctttatttattttttaaatgtgtgctgagaatcaaacccagtgcctcacacatgctaggcaaacactctacaactgagctatgaccccaacccctgggcaacccatttttaatgttgctttccagttattgttgaaccctgacctgtccaccagtggtttatttcttctgaaaaatacatacaagggctctgatctttctttcccaagggtcaatggatggacctttacctcgtactggtcttctgaggcatctgggaaacccattgcctctggtaaaggaccaagtaatttcaaagaatctgtaattgtggatggaggatttttattcttttcatgttagaataagtctgaatccattctttgatctctaacagacccaggatgtggtccagctcacatgaacagcagctccagaagttcttctccagctaaggtgacgaatgagggcaaggtaagttttgtagttactgtgaatcatgtggtcatgcaggaacatgtagctttcctacagtactttctctttgctttatccttctttgtgttctatttgtactatcccatttgttttttaaaaagcaaactgttccccaagaacctgagaccccctcagtctccaccattacttctttgactgagcatccagttggagtaagtacttagaggttgagaactgaattgggttttattctgtgcatttctgggaaggatattcagagcatgacactgatcttgtttgctttaaactgcatgcaatattgagcttacttttctccttaacttgggaatgttgcttaagtgtgtacaactataatgaactacagaatgtaaaaagttatcactctaactttatatggtgttttgtgttgaatcttctaaggcaaagtaaattcattataaattatataattcatcatttttatttttgtttggaagaatgttatttaagaattcctccatttgtgcaaaccctattttgagtgatttgaattagattggtatcagattttctgaaagtgaaatactgtttcagtgaaacaatgataatctgaaatgacctcttgagccagtcccaagcaatggtctcatttgttcacataagtgtattctcttgtaactgtgttgctattatatctggtaggtcttctgaagctctataataaaataaatttttaattgtttagtttcaaacccactactcataggaaatgataaatcaatatctcaaatggtgtacagtaaatgaaagtaaatattaaagccttttcttcctaatttgtgtatatagcactgtgatggaaaatacttctcaagttccagtgtatatatattctaggaatatacatctctggagaaatctaagggcagcttagataagaccccaaacccctttgtagtagaagatttaaaagagagcaaagacccattgttagagaggagtagaggtgggaaaagcatggcttggaggcaaacctgggattgagtttctttaatatgcagtgtggccttcaacaaattatgatattccatttgcttttgttccctcttatttaaaacaagacagtctacttaaagatctcagaggttgaataatatatgaaagacttaccGAAGATACTctgaatagtagctattattacatgggtagagaatggatttttcattttattctgttcattcttaatatggaagtaatgagctattgtgatgaaagggaagtgatggggagggggggagtccctttgaaatagattgtagtgaatacaacatgacatactggt
The genomic region above belongs to Ictidomys tridecemlineatus isolate mIctTri1 unplaced genomic scaffold, mIctTri1.hap1 Scaffold_639, whole genome shotgun sequence and contains:
- the LOC144374316 gene encoding transport and Golgi organization protein 1 homolog isoform X1, coding for MEALLPLSCPYTMDSVPATVPSVTALPGDPELLGPLSVLYAALIAKLLELFTTLPDDTQPGPDFYGLPWKPVVFTVFFGIVSFVIFFWRTVLVVKDRVYQVNEQQISKKVNNFIKENEELVQKLSNYEQKVKESKKQVQETMKQKMILSDETTNYKDKMKLLEKANELLDERAKSLHVMLESEKEQKAKNQDLIMENKKTIEKLKDVISVNTSELSELHIVLNEAKLCEEKVKLECCQLQKENTMLKKKKEQLQQEVKDWSTSHAELSEQMKSFEKLQKDLQVTLSLKDDTINALTNYITQLNRLQCESESEDQSRDESDELTNGELAGDRNEKIKDQIKQMMDVSRTQTTISVVEEDLKLLQLKQSTLMSTICNLEDQIKKLESDCNSLRSSKAELEEECKTLRQKVEILNELYQQNEMALQKKLSHEEYERLEKEQRLSAADETVVSAVQEVKNYKRRIEELEEELQKTERSFKNQIAVQEKKAHDNWLKARSAERAIAEEKREAANLRQKLLEMTQKMAMQQDEPMIVKPMPGRPNLQNPPLRGPLNHNGSFGPSPVSDRECSPPLTAEPAGRPPSATLNRKDMPRNGFDPGCGPAHMNSSSRSSSPAKVTNEGKVHMAMNGPPPFSGVPFMDPPMGPPMGWPPPPPIRYGLPLQLGGPFGPQPIPPPFGPGIHPPIGFREYAPGVSPGKRDLPFDPCDFFPEPAPAPFRTLGSFGPREYFISGAPLPPPTHGPQDYGPPPAAKDLMHSGFKDEAPPTPDSQV
- the LOC144374316 gene encoding transport and Golgi organization protein 1 homolog isoform X4 codes for the protein MEALLPLSCPYTMDSVPATVPSVTALPGDPELLGPLSVLYAALIAKLLELFTTLPDDTQPGPDFYGLPWKPVVFTVFFGIVSFVIFFWRTVLVVKDRVYQVNEQQISKKVNNFIKENEELVQKLSNYEQKVKESKKQVQETMKQKMILSDETTNYKDKMKLLEKANELLDERAKSLHVMLESEKEQKAKNQDLIMENKKTIEKLKDVISVNTSELSELHIVLNEAKLCEEKVKLECCQLQKENTMLKKKKEQLQQEVKDWSTSHAELSEQMKSFEKLQKDLQVTLSLKDDTINALTNYITQLNRLQCESESEDQSRDESDELTNGELAGDRNEKIKDQIKQMMDVSRTQTTISVVEEDLKLLQLKQSTLMSTICNLEDQIKKLESDCNSLRSSKAELEEECKTLRQKVEILNELYQQNEMALQKKLSHEEYERLEKEQRLSAADETVVSAVQEVKNYKRRIEELEEELQKTERSFKNQIAVQEKKAHDNWLKARSAERAIAEEKREAANLRQKLLEMTQKMAMQQDEPMIVKPMPGRPNLQNPPLRGPLNHNGSFGPSPVSDRECSPPLTAEPAGRPPSATLNRKDMPRNGFDPGCGPAHMNSSSRSSSPAKVTNEGKVLVFIHQ
- the LOC144374316 gene encoding transport and Golgi organization protein 1 homolog isoform X2 translates to MLFTTLPDDTQPGPDFYGLPWKPVVFTVFFGIVSFVIFFWRTVLVVKDRVYQVNEQQISKKVNNFIKENEELVQKLSNYEQKVKESKKQVQETMKQKMILSDETTNYKDKMKLLEKANELLDERAKSLHVMLESEKEQKAKNQDLIMENKKTIEKLKDVISVNTSELSELHIVLNEAKLCEEKVKLECCQLQKENTMLKKKKEQLQQEVKDWSTSHAELSEQMKSFEKLQKDLQVTLSLKDDTINALTNYITQLNRLQCESESEDQSRDESDELTNGELAGDRNEKIKDQIKQMMDVSRTQTTISVVEEDLKLLQLKQSTLMSTICNLEDQIKKLESDCNSLRSSKAELEEECKTLRQKVEILNELYQQNEMALQKKLSHEEYERLEKEQRLSAADETVVSAVQEVKNYKRRIEELEEELQKTERSFKNQIAVQEKKAHDNWLKARSAERAIAEEKREAANLRQKLLEMTQKMAMQQDEPMIVKPMPGRPNLQNPPLRGPLNHNGSFGPSPVSDRECSPPLTAEPAGRPPSATLNRKDMPRNGFDPGCGPAHMNSSSRSSSPAKVTNEGKVHMAMNGPPPFSGVPFMDPPMGPPMGWPPPPPIRYGLPLQLGGPFGPQPIPPPFGPGIHPPIGFREYAPGVSPGKRDLPFDPCDFFPEPAPAPFRTLGSFGPREYFISGAPLPPPTHGPQDYGPPPAAKDLMHSGFKDEAPPTPDSQV